In Denticeps clupeoides chromosome 1, fDenClu1.1, whole genome shotgun sequence, a single window of DNA contains:
- the haus6 gene encoding HAUS augmin-like complex subunit 6, which yields MCSLQKENSKYLWWYLLSLGFQPDVAANIGGISKSNLRRPVLAGNMFEKPNKEAFYIVTHFLLDKLNPSRTRDEFRCCWPVLDPKTDAEFRKVTFAWLQEIANEPGSVFPKILASYFLSPGGPKFIQVMLSLAKHVMLQEMKTFSTDGSWIPEAAAVPATSLQLELKRFQLVKRHFERAAVDQDRVIREYQHRAQILEKSIHELRADDSKYTDLLKHLEKIPKQETTKQLDMIQQVRSIWEEIEGILSTLEEERRVVDCVIQGHVDQYTLDGKDMNLKIPTILLERMEKLSHLSSMGKMYESGQPVFLRLLEILNEAVGLFSEERSQIVGPTAELRPETLQEKVLALNCALDTLKNMRRKLVKEAIPKAKSSIKQLEADWDKKWSDHLKHDPLTSFLSTDPALDFLSPLCPQSINLTHECGHNPSIFSQYPAKLPELLSQEECPQENQQIAAVEQTSTYISSEEPLTKSAPTMGLQEVVGLLPKPVTPFGMLPAETHPPDVPVTFITPSPMKVSLKKNSHKQKTSGMKKKPDILGLEYDNLANQFAEAVISSPDDCMKGQELEQFLNSLSDPFTTRKQLPRTPESLIMDVRNSWRKAMEEGTAEKHHGSGKLSETSHVASYKEVCQGALLLSESVETGSVSPGCSPPVCQQRSLHSTLPWDSSHLEALDSQNSSELIKFNIIHETLPVLPSNDSLLSTDDDGLNFSLEKERMEDTNLMEHNELVLPLVLSTSLGAETPLQAARRRLQAILAESSFKDHKEFPQNSFPLSPLPTQPALGPNDKIFSLDLDQLESPSHCKELSLPNLVDLNFVDDLLAQTHK from the exons ATGTGCAGTCTGCAGAAGGAGAACTCGAAGTATTTATGGTGGTATCTTCTGAGCCTCGGATTTCAGCCCGATGTAGCGGCGAACATCGGCGGGATCAGCAAATCGAACCTGCGGCGCCCGGTCCTGGCGGG TAATATGTTTGAGAAACCGAACAAGGAGGCTTTTTACATTGTCACCCATTTCCTGCTGGACAAGCTCAATCCGTCTCGTACACGGGACGAGTTCAG ATGTTGCTGGCCAGTCTTGGATCCTAAGACCGATGCTGAGTTTCGCAAAGTGACGTTTGCATGGCTTCAGGAAATAGCT AATGAGCCAGGAAGTGTCTTCCCAAAAATCCTGGCATCATACTTCCTCTCCCCTGGAGGACCAAAGTTCATACAGGTTATGCTGAGCCTGGCTAAGCACGTCATGCTGCAGGAAATGAAGACTTTCAGCACGG ATGGATCGTGGATCCCGGAGGCAGCCGCAGTGCCCGCCACCTCCCTGCAACTAGAACTGAAGCGGTTTCAGTTGGTGAAGCGACATTTCGAGAGAGCAGCTGTGGACCAGGACCGAGTCATCCGGGAGTACCAGCACAGAGCACA GATCCTGGAGAAATCTATACATGAACTCAGAGCTGATGATTCTAAATACACTGATTTGCTGAA GCACCTAGAAAAAATACCAAAGCAGGAGACGACCAAGCAGTTAGACATGATTCAGCAG GTTCGGTCAATTTGGGAGGAAATTGAAGGAATCTTGTCCACATTAGAAGAGGAACGGAGGGTTGTGGATTGTGTTATCCAGGGACACGTTGACCAGTACACTCTAGATGGAAAAGATATGAATTTGAAGATTCCCACCATTCTGCTAGAACGGATGGAGAAACTGTCACATTTG TCCAGCATGGGTAAAATGTATGAATCTGGACAGCCAGTGTTTCTGAGGTTGCTGGAAATCCTAAATGAAGCAGTGGGACTCTTCAGTGAGGAAAGGAGTCAGATTGTCGGTCCCACTGCAGAGCTTCGCCCTGAGACCCTGCAGGAAAAAGTTCTTGCACTTAACTGTGCACTGGATACTCTTAAAAACATGAG GAGGAAGCTGGTCAAGGAGGCCATTCCGAAGGCCAAGAGCTCCATCAAGCAGCTGGAGGCCGATTGGGATAAGAAGTGGTCTGACCATCTCAAGCATGATCCTCTGACATCCTTCTTGAGTACTGACCCA GCCTTAGATTTCCTGTCACCCCTGTGTCCCCAGTCTATTAACTTAACACATGAGTGCGGTCACAATCCCAGCATTTTCTCTCAGTACCCAGCAAAATTGCCTG AGTTATTGTCTCAGGAGGAGTGCCCTCAGGAAAATCAACAGATTGCAGCGGTAGAGCAGACAAG CACATACATCTCATCTGAGGAACCATTGACTAAATCGGCACCAACAATGGGTCTTCAGGAGGTTGTTGGATTGTTACCTAAGCCTGTGACCCCATTTGGGATGCTGCCTGCTGAAACACACCCTCCTGATGTCCCTGTCACGTTCATAACCCCATCTCCTATGAAG GTCAGCCTTAAAAAGAATTCTCATAAACAAAAGACTTCTGGAATGAAGAAAAAACCTGACATCCTAGGTCTGGAATATGACAACCTTGCTAATCAA TTTGCTGAAGCTGTGATCTCAAGCCCAGATGATTGCATGAAAGGTCAAGAACTGGAGCAGTTCCTAAACAGCCTGTCTGACCCGTTCACCACCCGAAAGCAGTTGCCACGAACTCCAGAGAGCCTGA TTATGGATGTGAGAAACTCCTGGAGGAAAGCAATGGAGGAGGGAACAGCTGAGAAACATCACGGCTCTGGCAAGCTTTCAGAAACCAGCCATGTCGCCTCTTACAAAGAGGTCTGCCAGGGAGCTTTGCTCCTGAGTGAGTCTGTTGAAACTGGTTCAGTTTCTCCAGGTTGCAGTCCCCCTGTTTGCCAGCAGAGGTCACTGCACTCCACTTTGCCCTGGGACTCTTCTCACCTTGAGGCCCTGGACAGCCAAAATTCCAGTGAGCTCATAAAGTTTAACATAATCCACGAGACGTTGCCTGTTCTTCCGTCTAATGACAGCCTTCTCAGTACCGACGATGACGGTCTGAATTTCTCTCTTGAGAAAGAAAGGATGGAGGATACAAACCTTATGGAGCACAATGAACTCGTTCTCCCTCTGGTCCTTTCTACATCACTAGGGGCTGAGACTCCACTCCAGGCAGCACGTCGACGCCTACAAGCAATTCTGGCAGAGTCTTCGTTTAAAGACCATAAAGAATTTCCCCAGAACTCATTTCCACTCTCTCCTCTTCCTACACAGCCTGCTTTGGGACCCAATGATAAAATCTTCTCTTTGGATTTAGACCAGTTAGAGAGCCCTTCTCATTGCAAGGAATTATCGCTTCCTAATTTAGTTGATTTAAATTTTGTTGATGATCTTttagcacagacacacaaatag
- the plin2 gene encoding perilipin-2 encodes MEVVTPQNVVARVANLPLVSSTYDMMYTVYYNTKDRHPYIKSVCDAAELGVKTITSAALTGALPIIGKLEPQIAIANDLACKGLDKIEKTLPILHQPSGQIIANAKDAVTGAKDVMSETVNGAKDTVSHTLTGVIDRTRGAMQDSVEKSKAVVNEGVSSVMGSRVVRLMSSGMDSALSTSENLVEQFLPRTEQELEQEAKQVKGFDHATGSPSYYVRLGSLSNKLRQRAYQKAVVKVRDAKQRSQESISQLHHTVDLIEYAKKNIDGANQKVYDKFSSIVKKNGDHGENETEQIESRTLAIARNLTQSLQTTCQGLVLSLQGLPQNIQDQAMSISQSAMEIYTNFSKATAFGDLSDSVLASSKAQLIRIRESLDNVMDYLVNNTPLNWLVGPFYPRLEPATAPETPKCEGPEMSPNDLEMDPFDSVS; translated from the exons ATGGAAGTTGTAACGCCCCAG AATGTCGTGGCCAGGGTGGCCAATTTGCCTCTGGTGAGCTCTACCTACGACATGATGTACACAGTGTACTACAACACGAAGGACCGGCATCCCTACATCAAGTCCGTGTGCGACGCCGCCGAACTCGGGGTTAAGACCATCACCTCCGCGGCGCTGACTGGCGCGCTGCCCATCATCGGCAAGCTGGAGCCGCAAA TTGCCATCGCCAATGACCTGGCCTGTAAAGGTTTGGACAAGATTGAGAAGACCTTGCCGATTTTGCATCAGCCGTCTGGACAG ATTATTGCGAATGCAAAGGATGCTGTGACTGGTGCCAAAGATGTGATGTCTGAGACCGTAAATGGTGCCAAGGACACGGTGTCCCACACGCTGACTGGTGTGATTGATCGTACCAGGGGTGCCATGCAGGACAGTGTTGAGAAGTCAAAGGCCGTAGTGAATGAAGGAGTCAGTAGTGTTATGGGGAGCCGCGTAGTTCGCCTCATGAGCAGCGGAATGGACTCCGCCCTCAGCACCTCGGAAAACCTTGTTGAGCAGTTTCTCCCTCGTACGGAACAGGAACTAG AACAGGAAGCTAAGCAGGTGAAAGGATTTGATCATGCCACAGGCTCCCCCAGCTACTATGTCCGCTTGGGCTCTCTCTCCAACAAACTACGTCAGAGGGCCTATCAAAAGGCAGTTGTCAAGGTGCGTGATGCCAAGCAGCGCAGCCAGGAGTCCATTTCACAGCTCCATCATACTGTGGATCTG ATTGAATATGCCAAAAAGAATATTGATGGTGCCAACCAGAAGGTGTATGACAAGTTCAGTTCTATTGTGAAAAAGAATGGTGACCATGGTGAAAATGAGACAGAG cAAATAGAGTCCAGGACACTAGCCATTGCTCGCAATCTCACCCAGAGTCTGCAGACTACATGCCAAGGTCTGGTTTTGAGCCTTCAGGGACTCCCACAGAACATCCAAGACCAGGCAATGTCAATCAGCCAGTCTGCTATGGAGATTTACACAAATTTCAGCAAGGCCACTGCCTTTGGTGATCTCTCTGATTCGGTTCTAGCGTCCAGCAAGGCCCAGCTCATCCGCATCCGTGAATCCCTGGATAACGTCATGGACTATTTGGTCAATAACACTCCTCTCAACTGGTTGGTAGGTCCTTTTTACCCCCGTCTGGAGCCTGCTACTGCTCCTGAAACCCCAAAGTGTGAAGGCCCAGAGATGAGTCCAAATGACTTGGAGATGGACCCATTTGATTCTGTGTCATag
- the larp7 gene encoding la-related protein 7, translated as MAESEKKTKGGDSSSRKPDEKKEEEEKKKKRYRVKQLLADVQKQVEFWFGDVNLHKDRFLGQLIEESRDGYVEISVLTTFNRMKKLTTDVKLIARALKNSSVVEVNLEGTKLRRKHRLGEHPKDVDSRTVYVELLPKNVTHSWIERVFSKCGNVVYISVPRYKSTGQPKGFAFVEFESEEQSLKAIEMLNNPPEDAPRKAGIFPKTKKKRPVPLTSAAEATQGDDEDEKKKKKKKKSRSRKEITAQQLPLEESKMQEVANEVNPGDKKDEQEADRTEMEHAAAAKTLCKRGEKRRRCRSTEVSEGSGQAEMPAKVRKLQEQEETDTETKETSEKEEGDLKKDDSLLKAKRKRKKKHKERLKIGEEVIPLRVLSKKEWLVLKREYLMLQKHSMAVLKKSMNRITPKTEVAMDYDASGQNSADRMKCRNDKETPAGPQFESGVIVKITHTQPLPGRKYIKDALSGVSAVMYVDILEGDAEGHIRFRTPEDAKAVITAQHELQKKYSWKLDILSGDHEQRYWQKILVDRQAKLNRPRDKKRGTEKLIAKAEKIIIARAKEASKHIRFLDE; from the exons ATGGCTGAGTCGGAGAAGAAAACCAAAGGGGGAGATTCGTCTTCCAGAAAGCCCgacgagaagaaggaggaggaggagaagaagaaaaagaggtaCAGGGTGAAGCAGCTGCTGGCGGACGTTCAGAAACAGGTGGAGTTTTGGTTCGGAGACGTGAACCTCCACAAGGACCGCTTTCTGGGACAGCTCATAGAAGAGTCCCGAGATGGCT ATGTAGAGATTTCTGTGTTGACAACGTTTAACAGAATGAAAAAGTTAACCACTGATGTGAAACTGATTGCCAGAGCTCTGAAAAATTCTTCTGTTGTAGAG GTGAATTTAGAAGGAACCAAGCTACGCCGAAAGCATCGCCTTGGAGAGCACCCCAAAGACGTCGACAGTCGCACAGTTTATGTG gaaCTTCTTCCCAAGAATGTCACCCACAGCTGGATAGAGCGAGTCTTCAGCAAGTGTGGAAATGTTGTTTATATTAGTGTTCCCAGATACAAGTCAACAGGCCAGCCAAAAGGTTTTGCATTTGTGGAATTTGAGAGTGAAGAGCAGTCGTTAAAAGCCATAGAG ATGCTGAACAATCCCCCAGAAGATGCTCCAAGGAAGGCAGGTATCTtcccaaagacaaaaaaaaaacgacctgTTCCCTTAACATCTGCTGCAGAGGCAACTCAAG gggatgatgaggatgagaagaaaaagaagaagaagaaaaaatcgCGCAGCAGGAAAGAAATCACGGCCCAACAGCTGCCGCTTGAGGAGTCAAAGATGCAGGAAGTTGCAAATGAAGTCAATCCAGGTGACAAGAAGGATGAGCAGGAAGCAGACAGGACAGAAATGGAGCATGCAGCTGCAGCAAAGACCCTTTGTAAGAGGGGGGAGAAGAGGCGTCGATGTCGAAGCACTGAGGTCTCTGAGGGCAGTGGGCAGGCTGAGATGCCAGCCAAAGTAAGGAAGCTTCAAGAGCAAGAAGAAACTGATACTGAGACGAAAG AAACAAGTGAAAAGGAGGAAGGGGATCTGAAGAAAGATGACTCTTTGCTGAAGGccaagagaaaaagaaagaagaagcaCAAGGAGCGTCTGAAGATTGGAGAAGAGGTTATTCCCCTCCGCGTTCTCTCAAA GAAAGAGTGGTTGGTCCTGAAACGGGAGTATCTGATGCTACAGAAACATAGCATGGCTGTCCTAAAGAAGTCGATGAATCGAATTACCCCCAAGACAGAGGTCGCCATGGATTATGATGCCAGTGGGCAAAACAGTG CTGACAGGATGAAATGCAGGAATGATAAGGAAACTCCAGCAGGACCACAGTTTGAAAGTGGAGTCATTGTAAAGATTACTCACACTCAGCCTCTACCAGGAAGAAAGTACATTAAG GATGCGCTTTCAGGAGTGTCAGCAGTAATGTATGTGGACATCCTAGAAGGAGATGCTGAAGGTCATATTCGCTTCAGGACTCCTGAAGATGCCAAGGCAGTGATTACAGCTCAGCATGAACTTCAGAAGAAGTACAGCTGGAAACTGGATATTCTGTCTG GTGATCATGAACAGCGGTATTGGCAGAAGATTTTGGTAGACCGTCAGGCAAAACTCAACCGTCCAAGAGACAAGAAGCGGGGTACTGAAAAG CTCATTGCCAAGGCTGAAAAAATAATCATTGCACGAGCAAAGGAAGCCAGCAAACACATCCGTTTCCTTGATGAGTGA
- the LOC114792285 gene encoding NACHT, LRR and PYD domains-containing protein 3-like isoform X2 produces the protein MATASMKENSCLSTLRQLRETLVDRIENQVDVLVERLTSMEVFSRDDREEVLCENGSRRRVRKVLDILDCKGEEASRTFLLAIRHLGEMRTEGTIKTGNSTDYTKLIKKHKAVLKRRSESMLYYNARHGEKMPFSQHYVNLLVVKGHHSLEIKKHEVLTFGQHRLSMQCKSVEQRIIKPSQLFTAATGSQSAKKILVSGIAGIGKTVLVQKILYDFGRDEEHCNFDFIMHLTFRDLNLISKPISFRELLLRKNSHLTKCIDAILANESKLLIILDGFDEFKYYHECDVDVFVTDPDEKGEIAEVLSSLIQGELLPEASVLLTSRPMAVSHVPIGAIDCFTLITGFSTMEIRDFFKKFFQWEKVAQEMFETVQANEFMLTLCYIPAFCHIVCSTLKESHSLPTNTPRTMTDIYTQYLVALLRTHTQARVDTSLNKNREKEECHEIVIKLGKLAYEKLLNHETLFYGSSVEVMELACNSVVSTFLDKTSMQEPGFTEDVYSFTHLTVQEFFAALYCAMEDGVLPEILLSDYIWKNSSGHWDLFLRFLSGLLSNRNQELLSRSARFVEQVDSGKSFCQWLLKDTEVLCETGAYILTHLHCLFEQQDDLLLQELHPKEMHINLTDATLSTVDHLVVRNFLQGMQRTIKELDLTGTGVSSEELKNLQPCLSRCERLWLGENSLDVKAIHVIADVLKSSDTLEYLGLGWTNISDEEVFVLADAIKIKQTLRELCAIWNDVSKEEAEPLNCVSAGQCFTVSFTDDLMWEQWVQWVLQRCNVSNTDKLVTVLYKICKVSVCDLEIPWARGFYTRLLKLIRERKDKCDEDDLRRKLEKFESIVATIVVL, from the exons ATGGCAACTGCCAGCATGAAGGAAAACTCTTGCCTAAGTACCTTGAGGCAGCTGCGAGAGACTCTGGTGGACAGGATAGAGAACCAAGTTGATGTCCTTGTGGAGCGACTCACCTCAATGGAGGTCTTCTCCAGAGATGACCGCGAGGAGGTGTTGTGTGAGAATGGATCCCGAAGGAGGGTGAGGAAGGTGCTGGACATTCTGGACTGTAAAGGGGAAGAAGCTTCCAGAACCTTCCTATTGGCAATCCGCCACCTGGGTGAAATGAGAACAGAAGGcacaataaaaacaggaaattcCACAG ATTACACCAAGCTGATAAAAAAGCACAAAGCTGTGCTGAAACGTCGGAGTGAGAGTATGCTGTATTACAACGCTCGTCACGGAGAGAAGATGCCTTTCTCACAACACTATGTCAATCTCTTAGTTGTCAAAGGACACCACAGCCTTGAGATCAAAAAGCACGAAGTCTTAACCTTCGGCCAGCACAGACTATCTATGCAGTGCAAGTCTGTGGAGCAGAGGATAATCAAGCCCTCTCAGCTTTTCACTGCTGCGACAGGATCCCAATCTGCTAAGAAAATTCTAGTGAGCGGCATTGCTGGCATTGGCAAAACAGTCCTGGTGCAGAAAATTCTCTATGACTTTGGGAGGGACGAAGAGCACTGTAACTTTGACTTTATCATGCACTTGACCTTCAGGGACCTCAATTTGATCAGCAAACCCATAAGTTTTCGAGAGTTGTTGCTCCGGAAAAACAGTCACCTCACCAAATGTATAGATGCCATCCTGGCAAATGAGAGCAAGCTTCTGATCATCCTAGATGGTTTTGATGAGTTCAAATACTACCATGAATGTGACGTAGATGTATTTGTAACCGACCCAGATGAAAAAGGAGAGATTGCTGAAGTCCTTTCCAGCCTAATCCAAGGTGAGCTTCTCCCAGAGGCTTCAGTGCTTCTCACTAGCAGACCAATGGCTGTCAGCCATGTCCCCATAGGTGCAATTGACTGCTTCACACTCATCACAGGATTTTCCACCATGGAGATCAGGGACTTCTTCAAGAAATTCTTCCAATGGGAGAAGGTTGCCCAGGAAATGTTTGAGACTGTACAGGCCAATGAGTTCATGCTAACTCTTTGCTACATCCCCGCCTTCTGCCATATTGTGTGCAGCACTTTGAAGGAGAGTCACAGTTtgcccacaaacacaccaagGACGATGACAGACATCTACACGCAGTATTTAGTGGCATTACTGAGGACTCACACTCAGGCGCGAGTGGACACATCCCTCAACAAGAACAGGGAAAAGGAAGAGTGCCATGAGATTGTGATCAAGTTGGGGAAACTGGCCTATGAAAAGCTGTTGAATCACGAAACTCTTTTCTATGGCAGCAGTGTGGAGGTAATGGAGCTGGCATGCAACAGTGTGGTCAGTACGTTCCTTGACAAGACATCTATGCAGGAGCCTGGCTTTACAGAAGACGTTTACTCCTTCACACACCTCACAGTCCAGGAGTTCTTTGCAGCACTTTACTGTGCCATGGAAGATGGGGTCTTACCTGAGATTTTATTGTCTGATTACATTTGGAAGAACAGCTCAGGACACTGGGACCTGTTTTTGAGGTTCTTGTCAGGCCTTCTGTCAAACCGGAACCAGGAGCTTCTCTCCCGGAGTGCAAGGTTTGTTGAGCAGGTGGACAGTGGCAAGTCTTTCTGTCAGTGGCTCCTGAAGGACACTGAGGTTCTGTGTGAGACTGGAGCCTACATCCTGACTCACCTGCACTGCCTCTTTGAGCAGCAGGATGACCTGCTCCTGCAGGAGCTTCATCCCAAAGAGATGCACATCAACCTTACTGATGCTACACTCTCTACTGTCGACCACCTTGTGGTGAGGAACTTTCTGCAAGGGATGCAGAGGACAATCAAAGAACTGGACCTAACAGGAACTGGGGTTTCCTCAGAGGAACTGAAGAATTTACAGCCTTGTTTGAGCAGATGTGAAAGGCTTTG gCTTGGAGAAAATAGTCTTGACGTGAAAGCAATACATGTTATTGCTGATGTGTTGAAGTCATCAGACACTTTGGAGTATCTTGG cTTAGGCTGGACAAATATCAGTGATGAAGAAGTATTTGTTCTTGCTGATGCCATCAAAATTAAACAGACTCTAAGGGAGTTGTG TGCTATTTGGAATGACGTGAGCAAGGAAGAAGCCGAACCCCTCAactgtgtgtctgcaggccAGTGCTTCACTGTTTCCTTCACTGATGACCTAATGTGGGAGCAGTGGGTGCAGTGGGTCCTGCAGCGGTGTAATGTCAGCAACACTGACAAGCTGGTGACTGTTCTTTATAAAATTTGTAAAGTGTCAGTGTGCGACCTGGAGATTCCCTGGGCACGTGGATTTTACACAAGACTGCTAAAGCTGATCAGAGAGCGAAAGGACAAATGTGATGAAGATGATTTACGAAGGAAACTGGAAAAGTTTGAGTCTATTGTGGCCACAATTGTGGTTCTGTGA
- the LOC114792285 gene encoding NACHT, LRR and PYD domains-containing protein 3-like isoform X1: protein MATASMKENSCLSTLRQLRETLVDRIENQVDVLVERLTSMEVFSRDDREEVLCENGSRRRVRKVLDILDCKGEEASRTFLLAIRHLGEMRTEGTIKTGNSTDYTKLIKKHKAVLKRRSESMLYYNARHGEKMPFSQHYVNLLVVKGHHSLEIKKHEVLTFGQHRLSMQCKSVEQRIIKPSQLFTAATGSQSAKKILVSGIAGIGKTVLVQKILYDFGRDEEHCNFDFIMHLTFRDLNLISKPISFRELLLRKNSHLTKCIDAILANESKLLIILDGFDEFKYYHECDVDVFVTDPDEKGEIAEVLSSLIQGELLPEASVLLTSRPMAVSHVPIGAIDCFTLITGFSTMEIRDFFKKFFQWEKVAQEMFETVQANEFMLTLCYIPAFCHIVCSTLKESHSLPTNTPRTMTDIYTQYLVALLRTHTQARVDTSLNKNREKEECHEIVIKLGKLAYEKLLNHETLFYGSSVEVMELACNSVVSTFLDKTSMQEPGFTEDVYSFTHLTVQEFFAALYCAMEDGVLPEILLSDYIWKNSSGHWDLFLRFLSGLLSNRNQELLSRSARFVEQVDSGKSFCQWLLKDTEVLCETGAYILTHLHCLFEQQDDLLLQELHPKEMHINLTDATLSTVDHLVVRNFLQGMQRTIKELDLTGTGVSSEELKNLQPCLSRCERLWLGENSLDVKAIHVIADVLKSSDTLEYLGLGWTNISDEEVFVLADAIKIKQTLRELWMEGNRISYKGLSSLKALTPLPLVNVVAIWNDVSKEEAEPLNCVSAGQCFTVSFTDDLMWEQWVQWVLQRCNVSNTDKLVTVLYKICKVSVCDLEIPWARGFYTRLLKLIRERKDKCDEDDLRRKLEKFESIVATIVVL from the exons ATGGCAACTGCCAGCATGAAGGAAAACTCTTGCCTAAGTACCTTGAGGCAGCTGCGAGAGACTCTGGTGGACAGGATAGAGAACCAAGTTGATGTCCTTGTGGAGCGACTCACCTCAATGGAGGTCTTCTCCAGAGATGACCGCGAGGAGGTGTTGTGTGAGAATGGATCCCGAAGGAGGGTGAGGAAGGTGCTGGACATTCTGGACTGTAAAGGGGAAGAAGCTTCCAGAACCTTCCTATTGGCAATCCGCCACCTGGGTGAAATGAGAACAGAAGGcacaataaaaacaggaaattcCACAG ATTACACCAAGCTGATAAAAAAGCACAAAGCTGTGCTGAAACGTCGGAGTGAGAGTATGCTGTATTACAACGCTCGTCACGGAGAGAAGATGCCTTTCTCACAACACTATGTCAATCTCTTAGTTGTCAAAGGACACCACAGCCTTGAGATCAAAAAGCACGAAGTCTTAACCTTCGGCCAGCACAGACTATCTATGCAGTGCAAGTCTGTGGAGCAGAGGATAATCAAGCCCTCTCAGCTTTTCACTGCTGCGACAGGATCCCAATCTGCTAAGAAAATTCTAGTGAGCGGCATTGCTGGCATTGGCAAAACAGTCCTGGTGCAGAAAATTCTCTATGACTTTGGGAGGGACGAAGAGCACTGTAACTTTGACTTTATCATGCACTTGACCTTCAGGGACCTCAATTTGATCAGCAAACCCATAAGTTTTCGAGAGTTGTTGCTCCGGAAAAACAGTCACCTCACCAAATGTATAGATGCCATCCTGGCAAATGAGAGCAAGCTTCTGATCATCCTAGATGGTTTTGATGAGTTCAAATACTACCATGAATGTGACGTAGATGTATTTGTAACCGACCCAGATGAAAAAGGAGAGATTGCTGAAGTCCTTTCCAGCCTAATCCAAGGTGAGCTTCTCCCAGAGGCTTCAGTGCTTCTCACTAGCAGACCAATGGCTGTCAGCCATGTCCCCATAGGTGCAATTGACTGCTTCACACTCATCACAGGATTTTCCACCATGGAGATCAGGGACTTCTTCAAGAAATTCTTCCAATGGGAGAAGGTTGCCCAGGAAATGTTTGAGACTGTACAGGCCAATGAGTTCATGCTAACTCTTTGCTACATCCCCGCCTTCTGCCATATTGTGTGCAGCACTTTGAAGGAGAGTCACAGTTtgcccacaaacacaccaagGACGATGACAGACATCTACACGCAGTATTTAGTGGCATTACTGAGGACTCACACTCAGGCGCGAGTGGACACATCCCTCAACAAGAACAGGGAAAAGGAAGAGTGCCATGAGATTGTGATCAAGTTGGGGAAACTGGCCTATGAAAAGCTGTTGAATCACGAAACTCTTTTCTATGGCAGCAGTGTGGAGGTAATGGAGCTGGCATGCAACAGTGTGGTCAGTACGTTCCTTGACAAGACATCTATGCAGGAGCCTGGCTTTACAGAAGACGTTTACTCCTTCACACACCTCACAGTCCAGGAGTTCTTTGCAGCACTTTACTGTGCCATGGAAGATGGGGTCTTACCTGAGATTTTATTGTCTGATTACATTTGGAAGAACAGCTCAGGACACTGGGACCTGTTTTTGAGGTTCTTGTCAGGCCTTCTGTCAAACCGGAACCAGGAGCTTCTCTCCCGGAGTGCAAGGTTTGTTGAGCAGGTGGACAGTGGCAAGTCTTTCTGTCAGTGGCTCCTGAAGGACACTGAGGTTCTGTGTGAGACTGGAGCCTACATCCTGACTCACCTGCACTGCCTCTTTGAGCAGCAGGATGACCTGCTCCTGCAGGAGCTTCATCCCAAAGAGATGCACATCAACCTTACTGATGCTACACTCTCTACTGTCGACCACCTTGTGGTGAGGAACTTTCTGCAAGGGATGCAGAGGACAATCAAAGAACTGGACCTAACAGGAACTGGGGTTTCCTCAGAGGAACTGAAGAATTTACAGCCTTGTTTGAGCAGATGTGAAAGGCTTTG gCTTGGAGAAAATAGTCTTGACGTGAAAGCAATACATGTTATTGCTGATGTGTTGAAGTCATCAGACACTTTGGAGTATCTTGG cTTAGGCTGGACAAATATCAGTGATGAAGAAGTATTTGTTCTTGCTGATGCCATCAAAATTAAACAGACTCTAAGGGAGTTGTG GATGGAAGGAAACAGAATCAGCTACAAGGGCTTATCTTCCCTAAAGGCACTAACTCCACTTCCTCTGGTTAATGTGGT TGCTATTTGGAATGACGTGAGCAAGGAAGAAGCCGAACCCCTCAactgtgtgtctgcaggccAGTGCTTCACTGTTTCCTTCACTGATGACCTAATGTGGGAGCAGTGGGTGCAGTGGGTCCTGCAGCGGTGTAATGTCAGCAACACTGACAAGCTGGTGACTGTTCTTTATAAAATTTGTAAAGTGTCAGTGTGCGACCTGGAGATTCCCTGGGCACGTGGATTTTACACAAGACTGCTAAAGCTGATCAGAGAGCGAAAGGACAAATGTGATGAAGATGATTTACGAAGGAAACTGGAAAAGTTTGAGTCTATTGTGGCCACAATTGTGGTTCTGTGA